The following are encoded together in the Rhizoctonia solani chromosome 10, complete sequence genome:
- a CDS encoding F-box-like domain protein, which translates to MEHDNNEEDSDEDGSDDDLAFTVSSENEMETDSFLETHQFSCLDPTLASVPICSIDLVAHCKYHMSQLAALQYYLSRCAPGTLRQLLVHTHLPGDKPLGHFIEHGYVGRSLNIKREGLERPMGTLSTLHLKGLYLYWTSQAYRELTDLYLGGMVRIPEHQLIEILKSNPRLQALRLSCWITDPTARRYETGLFQDEPPFDVYLESLKILDIHALDCENATLLLRRSSYSSNPLCLCLPRVDRDDDVSRVLFRSKNLNVTELRITSCNLDGLYEYLEKYSKLRVLVIGRWRESKNTINLLVPPKCGCDLWWYYPGKKSELCLDTLYMTRLRIPENELQIMVDYYSVRRVVLWGCVVIRSGGKTRYEESKITALCPIVDILDGSKPSPVRE; encoded by the coding sequence ATGGAACATGACAATAATGAGGAAGATAGCGATGAAGACGGGAGCGATGATGATTTGGCGTTCACAGTATCCTCCGAAAACGAAATGGAAACAGACAGCTTCCTTGAAACACACCAATTTAGTTGCCTTGACCCCACGCTCGCGTCCGTTCCCATATGCTCCATAGACCTAGTAGCACACTGCAAATACCATATGTCCCAACTGGCGGCTCTCCAATACTATCTTTCAAGATGTGCGCCAGGTACGCTCAGACAGCTCTTGGTACACACTCACCTTCCCGGTGACAAACCCCTTGGACACTTCATTGAGCATGGTTACGTCGGAAGGTCATTAAATATAAAAagggaaggccttgaaaggcCAATGGGTACTCTATCAACCCTACATTTGAAAGGACTCTATCTGTACTGGACAAGTCAGGCGTATCGTGAACTTACGGATCTTTATCTGGGAGGAATGGTTCGAATTCCTGAGCACCAACTGATTGAGATACTGAAGTCAAACCCGAGGCTGCAGGCACTTCGTCTGAGCTGCTGGATTACGGATCCAACGGCACGACGGTATGAGACTGGGCTTTTTCAAGATGAACCACCGTTTGACGTCTATCTCGAGAGTTTGAAGATACTTGACATCCATGCTCTGGATTGTGAGAATGCTACACTTCTTCTGCGCAGGTCATCCTATAGTTCGAACCCACTCTGTCTATGTCTCCCTAGAGTCGATAGGGATGATGACGTATCCCGTGTTCTGTTTCGTTCCAAGAATCTAAACGTGACGGAGTTACGCATCACTTCATGCAATTTGGACGGCCTTTATGAATACTTGGAGAAATATAGTAAACTTCGCGTGCTCGTTATAGGGAGGTGGCGCGAATCCAAGAATACCATCAACCTACTCGTTCCACCAAAATGTGGCTGTGACCTCTGGTGGTATTATCCTGGTAAAAAGAGCGAGCTCTGCTTGGACACTCTGTACATGACCCGACTTAGGATCCCTGAAAACGAACTTCAAATAATGGTTGACTACTATTCGGTCCGGAGAGTTGTACTTTGGGGATGTGTCGTTATTCGATCGGGAGGAAAGACACGGTACGAAGAATCCAAGATAACTGCACTCTGTCCTATCGTAGACATCCTTGATGGTAGTAAGCCCAGCCCGGTCAGGGAATGA
- a CDS encoding LSM domain-containing protein yields MRIGLLYVVYPRNNTIKNLGSYGIDNGRWDYHLANFIYAGGGAFALQVILVLPSVTLNLSNDGTDNTPPPAPPADGYTPPPPPPAAGGSPTDFLKNVVGKRVVVRLTSGVDYQGVLSCLDGYMNIAMEQTEEHVNGRVTNRYGDTFIRGNNVLYISAAEAF; encoded by the exons ATGAGAATTGGACTGCTTTATGTGGTATACCCTCGGAATAATACAATAAAAAATCTTGGATCATACGGTATAGACAATGGTCGTTGGGATTACCATCTAGCCAATTTCATTTACGCTGGTGGCGGTGCTTTCGCGTTGCAGGTGATTCTTGTCTTGCCCTCAGTTACCCTCAACTTGTCAAACGATGGTACC GATAACACGCCTCCTCCTGCGCCACCGGCTGATGGTTACACtccgcctccacctccgcccGCGGCAGGCGGTTCACCTACCGACTTTCTGAAGAATGTAGTTGGAAAACGAGTGGTGGTCCGTTTGACAAGCGGTGTTGACTACCAAG GAGTCTTGTCCTGTCTTGATGGCTATATGAACATAGCAATGGAACAAACGGAGGAACATGTAAATGGACGAGTAACAAATCGGTATGGAGATACGTTTATTCGAGGGAATAATG TTCTGTATATTTCTGCTGCCGAGGCTTTTTAA
- a CDS encoding pathogenesis-related protein PR5K (thaumatin family) → MKFTVAASVLACKLCPWTYLYTVFTDLNVGSAVPGIETGWEAPAWSKRTFNVPDNWKAGRIWGRRNCNFSSNPGPNSCLSGGCNGGLKCDSRTGTGVPPASVAEWTLSAGDGQDWYDVSLVDGYNLPMRISNSAGCPVAECAVDLGPNCPTPLKGPFDSSGFPVGCKSACAANLDGNQANSKNCCSGQYSTPQTCPPSGVSYYSYFKNACPRSYVYAYDESSKTALWTCPTSKKADYTLTFCP, encoded by the exons ATGAAGTTTACTGTCGCTGCCTCCGTTCTTGCTTGCAAGCTCTGCCCTTGGACGTACCTTTACA CCGTCTTC ACCGATCTGAACGTCGGCTCCGCCGTACCCGGTATTGAGACTGGCTGGGAGGCTCCTGCTTGGAGCAAGCGCACCTTTAACGTACCCGACAATTGGAAGGCGGGTCGTATCTGGGGTCGTCGCAATTGCAACTTCTCTTCAAATCCCGGCCCCAACTCCTGTCTTAGTGGCGGCTGCAATGGTGGTTTGAAGTGCGACTCTCGCACCGGTACCGGCGTTCCTCCAGCAAGCGTTGCAGAATGGACTCTTAGCGCTGGTGACGGCCAGGATTGGTATGACG TCTCCCTTGTCGACGGATACAATCTGCCTATGCGTATCTCCAACAGCGCTGGATGCCCGGTCGCCGAGTGTGCTGTCGATCTTGGCCCTAACTGCCCTACTCCTCTTAAAGGGCCTTTCGATTCCAGCGGCTTCCCTGTTGGTTGCAAG TCCGCTTGCGCTGCAAACCTGGATGGGAACCAAGCAAACTCGAAGAACTGCTGCTCCGGCCAGTACAGCACCCCTCAGACCTGCCCTCCTAGCGGAGTCTCGTACTACTCATACTTTAAGAACGCCTGTCCCCGCTCCTACGTCTACGCATACGATGAATCTAGCAAGACCGCTCTCTGGACTTGTCCCACCTCGAAGAAGGCTGACT ACACCCTCACTTTCTGCCCTTGA
- a CDS encoding carbohydrate esterase family 14 protein, whose translation MLHLATSLVSLWLATLPPAAFAAGSGPVVHGADGLSYVGTRNTTSRQDYFLGIPFAQPPVGRLRFKPPVAWAPGNTTEVDATQFGAGCQQATGYVPTNNTLSEDCLTLNIWKPTNVAEKPPVMVYIFPPGQAAYNAGGSNLGFKDQRLALEWIHKNIEYFGGDPNKVTLFGTSAGGVSASIQTLYNKGKIGGLFRGIILESGPPETLHALRPDDPVREAAFRLIANATGCLGDPYVFECVRNAPADTLIQANKDVLALEPYYRANVPAPTIFGPTYSPDDEFITEPIHDLIHSGKFAKVPIISGGIVPYPVIMISMSYTLQAQLDEGPVFFDGPAVNISSEQDIINWFTARFPALYIGMSNLTSITELLKFYPTSPAAGSPYGTGNETFGRGAQFKRASSVFGDYLFQAPRRDHLASATKFGVKSWTYILKESPLIFPPQYGIGHGGDVPFVFQTLNIDSPNASPAAIELMRTIGSYWRDFLTQSHLWADIPSPILILTAHPDDECMFFSPTILALKKQRRELRGLCLSVGNADGLGPTRAQEFVSSYAVLGLIPEELEILDHPELQDDIKTSWNTSLIADIVNKYVKSHRIQSIITFDQHGISSHPNHISLYHAASSLRPQVQLWTLYTTGVLAKYTGYLGAVFPSASDQGVIFASGIEGYLTALSAMNQHWTQLVWFRWLYVGWSRYMWVNELREA comes from the exons ATGTTGCATTTGGCTACTTCTCTAGTCTCTTTGTGGCTAGCCACACTACCTCCTGCTGCTTTTGCCGCAGGCTCGGGCCCAGTGGTACATGGCGCGGATGGTCTGTCTTACGTTGGGACTCGAAATACCACCTCCCGTCAGGACTACTTTCTCGGTATCCCGTTTGCCCAGCCTCCAGTTGGTCGACTGCGCTTTAAGCCGCCAGTCGCTTGGGCTCCTGGCAACACTACAGAAGTGGATGCGACCCAGTTTGGTGCAGGTTGTCAACAAGCAACTGGATATGTCCCCACTAACAACACCCTTTCCGAGGACTGTCTCACTCTGAATATAT GGAAACCAACAAATGTGGCCGAGAAGCCTCCTGTCATGGTTTATATTT TCCCCCCGGGTCAAGCGGCTTACAACGCAGGCGGAAGTAACCTTGGCTTCAAGGACCAGCGTCTCGCGCTCGAATGGATTCACAAAAACATTGAGTATTTCGGGGGCGATCCGAATAAA GTTACGCTATTTGGTACTTCCGCCGGAGGAGTTAGCGCAAGTATTCAGACTCTTTATAACAAAGGCAAAATAGGCGGGCTTTTCCGAGGAATCATCCTGGAGTCTGGGCCACCCGAGAC TCTCCATGCGCTTAGGCCTGATGACCCAGTACGAGAGGCTGCATTCCGTCTTATCGCAAATGCTACCGGGTGCTTAGGGGATCCGTATGTATTTGAGTGCGTGCGGAATGCACCAGCCGATACTCTCATTCAAGCCAATAAAGATGTACTTGCA CTTGAGCCTTACTATCGAGCGAATGTACCAGCTCCTACAATATTCGGACCAACGTACTCACCGGATGACGAGTTTATCACCGAGCCCATACACGACCTTATACACAGTGGCAAGTTTGCGAAAGTTCCCATTATTAGCGGAGGTATAGTTCCTTATCCAGTCATCATGATATCAATGTCTTATACCCTCCAAGCCCAGCTCGATGAAGGACCCGTATTCTTTGATGGTCCGGCGGTCAACATCAGTTCCGAACAAGATATCATCAATTGGTTTACCGCGCGCTTCCCGGCTCTCTATATTGGAATGTCAAACTTGACCTCTATCACCGAGTTATTGAAGTTTTATCCTACGTCACCTGCTGCTGGATCACCCTACGGAACTGGTAACGAGACGTTTGGAAGAGGTGCTCAATTCAAGAGAGCCTCTAGTGTATTCGGGGACTACCTTTTCCAA GCACCCCGCCGGGACCATCTTGCTTCGGCGACCAAGTTTGGAGTCAAATCATG GACCTATATACTCAAAGAATCACCCTTGATATTCCCACCCCAGTACGGTATCGGCCACGGAGGGGATGTGCCATTCGTGTTTCAAACACTGAATATTGACAGCCCGAATGCCTCCCCAGCAGCAATTGAACTGATGCGCACTATTGGTTCCTACTGGCGAGACTTCTTGACACAATCTCAC CTGTGGGCAGACATTCCAAGCCCAATATTAATCTTGACCGCCCACCCGGATGACGAATGCATGTTCTTCTCGCCCACTATTCTCGCGCTCAAGAAGCAAAGAAGGGAGCTGAGAGGTCTATGCCTAAGCGTTG GAAATGCAGACGGGCTAGGTCCCACACGCGCACAAGAATTCGTATCAAGCTACGCAGTCTTAGGTCTTATTCCCGAAGAGCTCGAAATCTTGGACCATCC GGAATTACAAGATGATATCAAAACCTCGTGGAATACAAGTCTAATTGCGGATATAGTCAATAAATATGTGAAAAGCCATAGGATCCAGTCT ATTATAACATTCGACCAACACGGCATCTCGTCCCACCCAAACCACATATCCCTTTATCACGCTGCCTCGTCCCTCAGGCCCCAAGTCCAACTCTGGACGCTTTATACGACCGGCGTTCTCGCCAAGTATACTGGATATTTGGGTGCAGTTTTCCCATCGGCTAGCGATCAAGGGGTGATTTTCGCTTCGGGGATCGAAGGGTACCTCACGGCTCTGAGCGCTATGAATCAGCACTGGACGCAGCTGGTTTGGTTCAGGTGGCTGTATGTAGGATGGAGTCGGTATATGTGGGTGAATGAGTTACGAGAGGCTTGA
- a CDS encoding ABC transporter transmembrane region has product MSSRSRANAAPPLLGLPPKYNSAALIILASALLLRARLTSGVIPTLTRGPKLGPEELAQVEQQLYVDIADGKGSKELLVPFRGRVSKVAITPTPPEVFAKTAARFPPLPSNYKPSVNKAFFRQLSALLKIALRGQHGLIVLHTFFLLLRTGLSVLVARLDGLIARNLVSADFKGFVRGMGLWLLLALPSSYTNAMLRHLQNKIALGMRSRLSRYTHDLYLSSDGKKRYYRLGLPGPGNLDGIDQYITADIAGFCEAASALYGNLTKPTLDMFIFTAQLARALGRTGTILLFANYFLTARILRAVTPAFGRLAAVEARLEGEYRMGVGRVGREAEEVAFYGGGQRELQILKKAYERLSGHATAISKIRTAYEWTEDYVVKYMWSAAGYCLIGFPKTRDVGVGPQSDQELARAVDDAVAARAETYVSSRRLLMSLADAGGRLMYAYKDLLQLAGLTSRMYGLVAALHGVKAPDEAGSGDVIVLDGVDIVAPGEVGDILVRNLNLRVERGEHLMITGPNGVGKTAIARVLAGLWEANGLVEGKGLFVIPQRAYMVVGTLRDQIVYPMTYAEHMAGGGTDADLMEILHHVHLAYLPEREGGWNTRKEWKDVLSGGERQRMGMARLFYHKPKFAVLDECTSAVSTDVEGLMYQHAKDLGITLITISHRPTLNKYHKWLLTLWGDSTGSWTYARVGTDEERMELDREIERLEAQLSDVAQWERRLKEVANELGVSVKF; this is encoded by the exons ATGTCAAGCCGCTCGCGGGCGAATGCAGCTCCGCCGTTACTGGGACTCCCTCCCAAATACAATTCGGCAGCCCTAATTATACTTGCGTCTGCATTATTACTACGTGCCCGGTTGACGTCAGGAGTGATTCCAACGCTAACTCGCGGTCCCAAACTCGGCCCCGAGGAATTGGCTCAAGTAGAGCAGCAGCTCTATGTTGATATAGCTGACGGGAAAGGCTCAAAGGAGCTGTTAGTTCCGTTCAGAGGAAGGGTATCAAAG GTGGCCATAACACCTACCCCGCCTGAAGTATTTGCCAAAACTGCTGCACGTTTCCCTCCTTTACCTTCAAACTACAAACCCTCGGTAAACAAGGCTTTCTTCCGCCAACTCTCAGCACTTCTCAAGATTGCACTACGAGGACAACATGGTTTGATTGTCTTACATACATTCTTCCTATTGCTACGCACTGGTCTTTCGGTCCTTGTTGCTCGACTTGACGGATTAATTGCTCGAAATCTCGTCTCCGCAGATTTCAAAGGGTTCGTGCGGGGTATGGGACTTTGGTTGCTTCTCGCGCTTCCGAGTTCATATACCAACGCCATGCTGCGTCATTTGCAGAACAAGATCGCGCTTGGAATGAGGTCCCGTTTGTCACGATACACCCATGACCTCTACCTCAGCTCCGACGGAAAGAAGAGATACTACAGACTGGGTCTACCTGGCCCCGGAAACCTTGATGGTATTGACCAATACATTACTGCTGACATCGCTGGGTTTTGCGAAGCCGCAAGTGCATTATA TGGAAACTTAACCAAGCCTACGCTGGACATGTTTATATTCACAGCCCAACTCGCTCGGGCCCTTGGTCGCACCGGTACCATCTTGTTGTTTGCGAATTATTTCCTTACTGCTCGTATTTTGCGTGCAGTTACACCTGCATTTGGCAGGCTAGCAGCTGTAGAGGCGAGATTGGAAGGAGAATATCGCATGGGTGTAGGGAGGGTAGGAAGAGAAGCTGAAGAGGTTGC TTTCTATGGTGGTGGACAGCGTGAGCTCCAAATCCTCAAGAAAGCATACGAACGGCTTTCTGGACACGCAACTGCCATCAGCAAGATCCGTACTGCATACGAGTGGACCGAAGATTATGTTGTCAAATACATGTGGAGTGCTGCAGGGTATTGTCTGATCGGATTCCCA AAAACTCGAGATGTGGGTGTAGGTCCTCAGAGCGATCAGGAATTAGCTCGGGCAGTGGATGATGCTGTTGCAGCCCGGGCAGAAA CCTATGTCTCCTCTCGCCGCCTACTAATGTCCCTAGCAGACGCTGGAGGCCGATTGATGTATGCATACAAAGATCTGCTTCAGTTGGCTGGGCTTACATCCCGAATGTATGGTCTGGTTGCGGCTTTACATGGCGTTAAAGCGCCAGATGAGGCGGGCAGTGGTGACG TGATTGTGCTAGATGGTGTCGACATTGTTGCGCCTGGAGAAGTTGGGGATATACTTGTCCGAAATTTGAACTTGAGGGTAGAGAGAGGAGAACATCTGATGATCACTGGGCCC AATGGGGTGGGGAAAACTGCTATCGCACGCGTGCTTGCGGGTCTCTGGGAAGCAAATGGTCTTGTAGAAGGCAAAGGACTGTTTGTTATTCCCCAAAGGGCGTATATGGTCGTAGGAACACTCAGAGACCA AATTGTCTACCCTATGACCTATGCTGAACACATGGCTGGCGGTGGCACCGATGCCGACTTGATGGAGATTCTTCATCACGTTCATTTAGCATATTTGCCCGAGCGTGAGGGCGGGTGGAATACACGCAAAGAATGGAAGGATGTGTTGAGTGGCGGAGAAAGACAGAGG ATGGGAATGGCGAGGTTGTTCTACCATAAGCCAAAGTTTGCGGTCCTTGATG AATGCACGAGCGCGGTTTCGACAGACGTTGAAGGCTTGATGTATCAGCATGCCAAAGACCTGGGAATTACCTTGATCACTATTTCTCATCG ACCTACGCTAAATAAGTATCATAAATGGCTATTGACTCTCTGGGGCGACTCAACCGGGTCTTGGACATATGCCCGCGTAGGAACAGACGAAGAGCGAATGGAACTCGATAG AGAAATTGAAAGGCTTGAAGCACAGCTATCAGACGTGGCGCAATGGGAAAGGAGACTGAAGGAGGTTGCCAATGAACTGGGGGTCAGTGTTAAGTTCTAG
- a CDS encoding Carboxylesterase family, with the protein MSSDIKVYTVNGAPSNSTTSLPDWLVRKRAAKGKSKREIREHVQGTIDLVQHFEFPEASNRIKTTRDGHHAMATGTYKPQIAKGKSKREIREHVQGTIDLVQHFEFPEASNRIKTTRDGHHAMATGTYKPQIRVYDLDQLSMKFERHTDAENVDFLILSDDWTKSLHLQNDRTLELHTQGGFHYRTRIPKFGRTLAYHFPSCDALVAGAGSEVYRLNLAQGRFMAPFSLESDIEGVNAIDINPAHQLFAFGVDGRSVVDFWDPRAKARLSSLELPVGRRCDGFILERRWIVIGARPFATKDQGYGLPVQSVSWIEGGSRMAGDGLVISADRKVVKIWDRNSPGSDTFGTPTLKPYMHGFFLSLKLYDAARLIANPFAYEEHRERVVRDKLEKLSESRIRSKGGESVKVNKALAERAKRLERKKEKEGKEGVSLLSDPRFAEVFENPEFEVDTESREYGLLNPSTSSKSAPRDRTAVESEEEDTEKSSSDGLGSGSESDSDLGSEDGMEMDDDSDSSREGDLVAYDPRSRPLSKSQPHSVPQRKQTGPRLTTSRTRAAPSKPKQHSLGKDAHVNSLEDGGFEMSFVPSGKSDRPERKTNRPTGGKKVERFGAGMERGGWRDDDSVWGLFTNGLSRNTSGETSVSKTVCNCQMGVKQTTSALTMSSSLALGERLRNSGFYLLVPRGGYRWLVYARKMASPTASDDFPTRGSGHRFIATLVSLWLATLPPAAFAAGSGPVVHGADGLSYVGTRNTTSRQDYFLGIPFAQPPVGRLRFKPPVAWAPGNTTEVDATQFGATCQQPTGYVPINNALSEDCLTLNIWKPTDVTEKLPVMVYIYGGAFFLGDTLTYPGAFLVNRANEIGKPIIYVSINYRVGIYGFPPGQAAYDAGGRNLGFKDQRLALEWVNENIGYFGGDSTKVRSSTVTLFGTSAGGISAGVQTFYKKGEIGGLFHGIILESGSPGTVRALKPDHPIREAGFRFLANATGCLSGPSVCDLRTLQPDGPIPAAGFQLIANATGCLGDPSVFECIQKAPADVLSQANVDVLALEPTIFGPSYSPEDDFIAEPVRDILYSGKFAKVPFINGAQLDEGPILIDMLATNFSSEQDIVDWLTSGFGMSNLTAINELLKFYSTSPAAGSPYGTGDETFDKGPQFKRIASALGDYLFQAPRRDHLTYATKFGVKSWSYILKESSLGFPPKYGIAHGGDIPFVFQTLDINHPNAPQAAIELMKTIGSYWVNFAYSLDPNAGGDNLPLWPQYGEEKVALQLLGSNVTTIEDTDRTEATDFILKNDGSF; encoded by the exons ATGTCATCTGACATCAAAGTTTACACCGTTAACGGTGCTCCCTCCAACTCGACCACCTCCCTTCCCGATTGGCTTGTAAGAAAGCGTGCGGCCAAAGGCAAATCAAAACGTGAAATCAGAGAACACGTACAAGGGACCATCGATCTTGTCCAACACTTCGAGTTCCCCGAAGCCAGTAATCGCATAAAGACGACCAGGGATGGACATCATGCTATGGCTACCGGAACATACAAGCCACAAATTGCCAAAGGCAAATCAAAACGTGAAATCAGAGAACACGTACAAGGGACCATCGATCTTGTCCAACACTTCGAGTTCCCCGAAGCCAGTAATCGCATAAAGACGACCAGGGATGGACATCATGCTATGGCTACCGGAACATACAAGCCACAAATTCGGGTATATGACCTAGACCAGTTGAGCATGAAATTTGAAAGACATACAGATGCTGAGAATGTGGACTTTCTT ATATTATCAGATGACTGGACAAAGTCTCTTCATCTCCAAAATGACCGTACACTAGAACTCCATACACAAGGAGGATTCCATTATCGTACACGAATACCCAAGTTTGGACGCACATTAGCATACCATTTTCCATCCTGTGATGCTCTGGTCGCTGGCGCCGGGTCCGAGGTATACCGTCTCAACCTCGCCCAGGGGAGATTCATGGCCCCCTTCTCACTTGAATCTGATATAGAGGGTGTAAATGCCATAGACATCAATCCTGCACACCAATTATTTGCGTTTGGTGTCGACGGCCGTAGTGTTGTAGATTTTTGGGATCCACGCGCAAAGGCCAGGCTAAGTTCACTCGAACTGCCAGTGGGAAGACGGTGTGACGGCTTTATCCTCGAGAGGCGATGGATTGTCATTGGCG CACGGCCGTTTGCGACCAAGGACCAGGGATATGGTCTCCCTGTACAATCGGTCTCATGGATTGAGGGAGGGAGTAGGATGGCGGGAGATGGATTGGTTATCAGTGCCGACAGGAAAGTCGTTAAGATTTGGGATCGCAACTCT ccTGGGTCTGACACATTCGGCACACCTACATTAAAACCTTATATGcatgggttcttcctctctcTCAAACTATACGACGCCGCACGGCTCATTGCAAATCCGTTTGCTTACGAGGAGCACCGCGAGCGTGTGGTCCGCGATAAGCTTGAGAAACTCTCCGAGAGTCGGATTCGGTCCAAGGGAGGAGAGAGTGTCAAGGTTAACAAGGCACTTGCAGAGAGAGCAAAGCGACTGGAAAGGAAGAAAGAGAAGGAGGGCAAAGAAGGAGTGTCGTTGCTCTCCGATCCTCGTTTCGCAGAGGTATTCGAGAATCCCGAATTCGAGGTCGATACGGAGAGTCGAGAGTATGGGTTGCTTAATCCGTCCACATCTTCT AAATCTGCTCCAAGGGACCGAACAGCCGTCGAGtctgaagaagaagataCCGAAAAGTCATCTTCTGATGGTCTTGGCTCTGGTTCTGAGTCGGACTCCGACCTCGGTTCCGAGGATGGGATGGAAATGGACGATGATAGTGATAGTAGTCGGGAAGGCG ATCTGGTGGCATATGACCCACGCTCTCGTCCACTATCCAAATCTCAGCCTCATTCTGTTCCCCAACGGAAACAAACAGGGCCTCGTCTAACCACTTCCAGAACACGGGCTGCTCCATCCAAACCAAAACAGCACAGCCTAGGTAAGGATGCGCACGTGAACTCCCTAGAAGATGGTGGATTCGAGATGTCGTTCGTTCCCTCTGGAAAGTCTGATAGGCCGGAGCGGAAGACTAATAGGCCTACTGGCGGCAAGAAGGTTGAGAGATTCGGGGCCGGTATGGAACGTGGAGGTTGGAGAGATGATGACTCTG TATGGGGACTCTTCA CTAATGGACTGTCAAGAAATACATCTGGTGAGACATCTGTCTCGAAGACCGTTTGTAATTGCCAGATGGGGGTCAAACAAACTACCTCCgcgttaaccatgtcatcaTCCTTGGCGCTCGGCGAGCGGTTACGTAACTCTGGATTTTACCTACTCGTGCCTCGCGGGGGATATCGATGGCTCGTCTACGCGCGGAAGATGGCTTCTCCAACCGCGAGTGATGACTTTCCTACGCGCGGTTCGGGTCACAGATTCATCGCAACTCTCG TCTCTTTGTGGCTAGCCACACTACCTCCTGCTGCTTTTGCCGCAGGCTCGGGCCCAGTGGTACATGGCGCGGATGGTCTGTCTTACGTTGGGACTCGAAATACCACCTCCCGTCAGGACTACTTTCTCGGTATCCCGTTTGCCCAGCCTCCAGTTGGTCGACTGCGCTTTAAGCCGCCAGTCGCTTGGGCTCCTGGCAACACTACAGAAGTGGATGCGACCCAGTTTGGTGCAACTTGTCAACAACCCACCGGATACGTTCCGATTAACAACGCCCTTTCCGAAGACTGTCTGACTCTGAATATAT GGAAACCAACGGATGTGACCGAGAAGCTTCCTGTTATGGTTTATATTT ACGGAGGCGCCTTTTTCCTAGGAGACACACTAACCTACCCTGGAGCATTCCTTGTAAACAGAGCCAATGAGATA GGAAAGCCAATCATTTACGTCTCTATTAACTACCGCGTTGGTATCTACGGAT TTCCACCGGGCCAAGCGGCGTATGATGCAGGAGGACGTAATCTTGGATTCAAGGACCAACGTCTTGCGCTCGAATGGGTTAATGAAAACATTGGGTACTTTGGAGGCGATTCCACTAAAGTAAGGAGTTCTACG GTTACTTTGTTTGGCACATCCGCTGGAGGAATTAGTGCAGGCGTTCAAACCTTTTACAAAAAAGGCGAAATAGGTGGGCTTTTCCATGGAATAATCTTAGAGTCTGGATCACCTGGGAC TGTTCGTGCACTTAAACCCGACCATCCGATACGAGAAGCTGGATTCCGGTTTCTCGCAAATGCTACAGGATGCCTGAGTGGCCCATCTGTCTGCGACCTTCGTACTCTTCAGCCCGACGGTCCGATACCAGCGGctggattccagcttatcGCGAATGCGACAGGGTGCTTGGGTGACCCATCCGTGTTTGAGTGCATACAGAAAGCACCAGCTGATGTTCTCAGTCAAGCCAACGTCGATGTGCTTGCG CTTGAACCGACAATATTCGGGCCAAGTTACTCACCAGAAGACGACTTTATTGCCGAGCCTGTACGCGATATTTTGTACAGCGGCAAGTTTGCGAAAGTACCATTTATCAATGGAG CTCAACTCGATGAAGGTCCTATTCTTATCGATATGCTGGCAACCAACTTTAGTTCTGAACAAGATATCGTCGACTGGCTTACATCTGGTTTTGGAATGTCGAACTTAACCGCTATCAATGAGTTATTGAAGTTCTACTCCACCTCACCTGCGGCTGGGTCACCTTATGGGACTGGTGACGAGACATTTGACAAAGGGCCCCAGTTCAAGAGAATCGCTAGTGCATTGGGAGACTACTTGTTCCAA GCACCCCGCCGAGATCATCTCACCTACGCAACCAAGTTCGGAGTAAAATCCTG GTCCTACATACTCAAGGAATCATCCTTGGGATTCCCACCCAAGTATGGCATTGCCCATGGCGGGGATATACCGTTTGTGTTTCAAACACTAGACATTAATCACCCCAACGCCCCTCAGGCAGCGATTGAGTTGATGAAAACAATCGGGTCCTACTG GGTGAATTTCGCATATAGCCTAGATCCGAATGCAGGAGGGGACAATC TTCCTCTCTGGCCACAATACGGAGAGGAAAAGGTTGCATTGCAACTACTGGGGTCCAATGTAACAACAATAGAAGACACAGATAGGACTGAGGCTACCGATTTCATCCTCAAGAATGACGGATCCTTCTAA